One genomic segment of Balaenoptera musculus isolate JJ_BM4_2016_0621 chromosome 11, mBalMus1.pri.v3, whole genome shotgun sequence includes these proteins:
- the CD83 gene encoding CD83 antigen isoform X3: MEVPQEDLQYYQQRASSEAPRERLYSLRIQNTTSCNSGTYRCTLVDPEGQRNLSGTMILKVTGCSKGRKEETFKKYRAEIVLLLALVIFYVTLIIFTCKFAQQQSIFPDFLKPAMEHAFLPVTSPNKDLEPVTLHKTELV, from the exons ATGGAGGTGCCCCAGGAAGACCTGCAGTACTATCAGCAGAGGGCCTCTTCAGAGGCCCCCAGGGAAAGGCTGTATTCCCTGAGGATCCAGAACACTACCAGCTGCAACTCGGGGACCTACAGGTGCACTCTGGTGGATCCAGAAGGGCAGAGAAACCTAAGTGGCACCATGATCTTGAAAGTGACAG GATGCTCTAAGGGACGCAAAGAAGAGACTTTTAAGAAATACAGAGCTGAGATTGTCCTGCTGTTGGCTCTGGTCATTTTCTACGTAACACTCATCATTTTCACTTGC aagtttgcACAACAGCAGAGTATATTTCCCGACTTTCTTAAACCTGCCATGGAACATGCTTTTCTCCCAGTTACCTCCCCAAATAAGGATTTGGAGCCAGTGACTCTTCACAAGACAGAACTGGTGTGA